From Nilaparvata lugens isolate BPH chromosome 7, ASM1435652v1, whole genome shotgun sequence, one genomic window encodes:
- the LOC111043718 gene encoding uncharacterized protein LOC111043718: MEWTNEKIISFINEIEMRPVMWDVCHVDYKNRNKKHDAMNKISEIFKCDTTEVLRKWKIILAQFRREKQKIKASKRTGSAASEVYIPKWFGFQHLEFLNDRDEPNESINTLDDINDQLTEMQQQGGEELFTENEQVAKESVDTSLQSINLPIKRSTAKRQRLHNKNDAMVSEAYEVMKGMQEKLDRTNNDAIQVFSTGVAAKLRQIPNDRIKLLVQRDIDNLLYDAILGIGKYHTTPMPSPYSGGAIIP; this comes from the exons ATGGAATggacaaatgaaaaaattatcagtTTCATTAATGAAATAGAGATGAGGCCAGTCATGTGGGATGTGTGTCATGTGgactataaaaatagaaataaaaaacatgACGCAATGAATAAGATtagtgaaattttcaagtgtgaCACAACAGAGGTTCTGCGGAAATGGAAGATAATATTGGCACAGTTTCGACGGgagaaacaaaaaattaaagcTTCAAAACGTACGGGTTCTGCAGCTTCTGAAGTGTACATCCCAAAGTGGTTCGGATTTCAACACTTGGAATTTTTAAACGACAGAGATGAGCCCAATGAAAGCATAAACACACTAGACGACATAAATGATCAG ttaaCTGAAATGCAACaacaaggaggagaagaactGTTTACTGAAAATGAACAAGTGGCAAAGGAATCTGTTGATACCTcactacaatcaatcaatctaccaATCAAGCGTTCTACAGCTAAAAGACAGCGACTACACAATAAAAACGATGCAATGGTATCAGAAGCCTATGAAGTAATGAAAGGTATGCAAGAAAAACTTGACCGTACAAATAATGACGCGATACAAGTTTTTTCTACTGGTGTCGCAGCTAAATTGCGGCAAATTCCAAATGATCGCATAAAACTTCTAGTGCAAAGAGATATCGACAACTTATTGTATGATGCAATACTTGGCATTGGAAAGTATCATACTACACCAATGCCATCACCATATTCGGGGGGAGCCATCATACCGTGA
- the LOC120352415 gene encoding protein ANTAGONIST OF LIKE HETEROCHROMATIN PROTEIN 1-like encodes MYLFKVSRQLISRIVPEVCYALISTLKEVIKLPNTKDEWMEVERGFNDLWNFPNCLGAIDGKHVVIQAPKNSGSDFFNYINRSSVLYFLH; translated from the exons ATGTATTTGTTTAAAGTGTCTAGACAACTGATATCTCGTATTGTTCCCGAGGTGTGTTATGCTTTAATCTCTACGTTGAAAGAAGTCATAAAG TTACCTAATACAAAAGATGAATGGATGGAGGTGGAACGTGGATTCAACGATTTATGGAATTTTCCTAACTGCCTGGGCGCAATAGATGGAAAACATGTTGTCATCCAAGCACCGAAAAATAGTGGAAGTGACTTTTTCAATTACATAAATCGCAGTTCAGTATTGTACTTTTTGCATTAG